From the Phyllopteryx taeniolatus isolate TA_2022b chromosome 20, UOR_Ptae_1.2, whole genome shotgun sequence genome, one window contains:
- the dync2i1 gene encoding cytoplasmic dynein 2 intermediate chain 1 isoform X4 codes for MVAKCVCAQKRSMDDTWSAAELKRRLSRRKEQERDTKQHRGGESAERRHRDSRGDRDHRDRHGERRDSGAEERRGDRDARAEPERPEDANRRARDSREGRGKRDKGRPKEGPQEEEDRLKRKEDRERRREERDRRRHEERRDDHDGRERHEDRKQSREEREQYRKQKEDRERRHKERACRDEKPRREREEEGAEEERAERERRREAVERRHSSSRESKASHRHDTKTSKAEVAEDEPSHEYEDDFEDYEEDFEELDEDDKDGEEENGNAEVGEEVKAIQRAMGEENERVRASFSTFSKEEEEGKEKPEWSRVKHSDEKESRGSQRGKFIDFVAAKQREVSKKVAIKQRKRSAELLRLIDLDFSTTFSLLDLPPVSEYDMYIRNFGAANTKQAYVQCNEENADRDIQTEEVDLSDKWTQHPAEQSGACGDPNQSHETGKMIGMNFDSRRLAAFLRAASQVMSVLLEEDHAERSSFQGRTAQKDALSFSDGSLQLNTDLPFLRGRAVSRVLFSQAQRHRLLSVHEPSASTGDVVRHRGCAVICVWNMWEPSRPQKILLCESEVQCCCFSPGKATLVFAGTRIGSVALWDLREPDGNHHRLKVGEDEWTFRRPTFSTDAVPSVHFSSVTSVEIVPTTVAGGAGPEAVFLASEEELLGLSFQLASMDDNGLLNLWVVVQLPKANEAGSQTDLGLRPGGKVKLLHSSACVTAKGVSPSHADKTGPPQSLHLKFLPTDPSHFFIGTNMGLVSHGTTQGLKALPKCYSSQQLATRLVDVTAIQFSPFRPHLFLVGCSDGSVRLHEVSRDKPAAEWTDGTAGEEVVSLQWSQTRPAVFCVLDAASRLHIWDLLKSDTAPVVTEQLDADRLTAMAAFGDAGQQNTYSGIATAHHSGKIEMHYFTREFAIRSGHEENALEGMIVESF; via the exons ATGGTCGCCAAATGTGTGTGCGCTCAGAAAAGAAGCATGGACGACACCTGGTCCGCTGCCGAGCTGAAAAGACGACTTTCCAGGAGGAAGGAACAGGAACGCGACACAAAGCAGCACCGCGGTGGGGAATCCGCGGAGAGACGCCACAGGGACTCGCGAGGGGACAGAGACCACAG AGACCGTCACGGAGAGAGACGGGACTCGGGCGCAGAGGAGAGACGCGGTGACCGGGACGCGAGGGCGGAGCCAGAAAGGCCGGAGGACGCGAATAGGCGTGCGCGCGACTCCAGAGAGGGCAGAGGCAAGCGGGATAAAGGCAGGCCGAAGGAGGGAccccaggaggaggaggacagacTCAAGAGGAAGGAGGACAGAGAAAGACGGAGGGAGGAACGGGACAGGAGGAGACACGAGGAGAGGAGGGACGACCACGACGGACGAGAAAGGCACGAGGACAGGAAGCAGTCGAGGGAGGAAAGAG AGCAATAccgaaaacaaaaagaagaccgAGAAAGGAGACACAAGGAGAGAGCCTGCCGC GATGAAAAGCCGAGGCgcgagagagaggaggagggAGCCGAGGAAGAGCGAGCCGAGAGGGAACGACGCAGAGAAGCCGTCGAGAGACGGCACAGCAGCTCCAGGGAATCCAAAGCCAGTCACCGCCATGACACTAAAACTAGCAAAGCTGAG GTAGCCGAGGATGAACCTTCACATGAGTACGAAGATGACTTCGAG GATTACGAAGAGGATTTCGAGGAACTAGACGAGGACGACAAGGACGGCGAGGAAGAGAACGGGAATGCGGAAGTGGGCGAGGAGGTTAAAGCCATCCAGAGAGCCATGGGTGAAGAGAATGAACGAGTCCGGGCATCTTTTTCTACTTTTagcaaagaggaggaagaaggaaaagaaaagccTGAATGGTCCAGAG TGAAGCACTCAGACGAGAAGGAGAGTCGAGGCTCCCAGCGAGGAAAGTTCATCGACTTTGTGGCGGCGAAGCAGCGAGAAGTCAGCAAGAAAGTCGCCATAAAACAAAG GAAGCGCAGTGCGGAGCTGCTTCGCTTAATTGATCTGGATTTCTCCACCACGTTTTCCCTTCTGGATCTACCTCCTGTCAGCGAATATGACATGTACATTAGGAACTTCGGAGCCGCAAACACAAAGCAG GCTTACGTCCAGTGTAATGAGGAAAATGCCGACCGGGACATCCAGACTGAGGAGGTGGACTTAAGTGACAAGTGGACTCAGCATCCCGCAGAGCAAAGCGGGGCCTGTGGCG ATCCAAACCAGTCACATGAAACTGGAAAAATGATCGGGATGAACTTCGATTCGAGGCGCCTGGCCGCGTTCCTACGTGCCGCCTCCCAg GTGATGTCCGTGCTGCTGGAGGAGGATCACGCCGAGAGGAGTTCCTTCCAGGGCCGGACGGCACAAAAGGACGCTCTGTCGTTCAGCGACGGAAGTCTGCAACTCAACACCGACTTGCCTTTCCTCCGCG GTCGCGCCGTCAGCCGGGTGCTCTTCTCTCAAGCGCAGAGGCACAGGCTCCTGTCGGTCCACGAGCCCTCAGCATCGACCGGCGACGTCGTGCGGCATCGCGGCTGCGCCGTCATCTGCGTCTGGAACATGTGGGAGCCATCCAGACCGCAGAAGATCCTGCTCTGTGAATCAGAG GTGCAGTGCTGCTGTTTCAGCCCGGGAAAGGCAACGTTGGTGTTCGCCGGCACGCGCATCGGCTCCGTGGCGCTGTGGGACCTACGGGAGCCCGACGGCAACCACCATCGCTTGAAGGTGGGCGAGGACGAGTGGACCTTCAGACGGCCTACCTTTTCCACCG atgcaGTGCCCTCAGTCCATTTCTCATCAGTGACGTCCGTCGAGATTGTTCCCACCACTGTTGCCGGAGGGGCGGGGCCAGAGGCGGTCTTCTTAGCGTCTGAGGAAG AGTTGTTGGGATTGTCGTTCCAGTTGGCTTCGATGGACGACAACGGGCTGTTGAATCTTTGG GTGGTAGTGCAACTCCCAAAAGCCAACGAGGCGGGCTCCCAGACAGATCTCG GTCTGAGGCCGGGTGGCAAAGTGAAGCTGCTCCACAGCTCGGCCTGCGTGACGGCCAAAGG GGTTTCGCCGTCGCACGCGGACAAAACAGGACCGCCGCAGTCGCTTCATTTAAAATTTCTCCCCACTGACCCCAGCCATTTCTTCATCGGCACCAATATG GGTCTGGTCAGTCACGGCACCACTCAGGGTTTGAAAGCCCTGCCCAAGTGCTACAGCTCGCAGCAGCTTGCCACCCGCCTTGTTGATGTCACCGCCATCCAGTTTTCTCCTTTTAGGCCACACTTGTTTTTG GTGGGCTGCAGCGACGGGAGTGTGCGGCTACATGAGGTCAGCCGTGACAAACCGGCGGCCGAGTGGACGGACGGCACTGCCGGCGAGGAGGTGGTCTCGTTGCAGTGGAGCCAGACCAGGCCGGCGGTCTTCTGCGTGCTGGATGCTGCGTCCCGCCTTCACATTTGGGACCTGTTGAAGAGCGACACGGCGCCTGTGGTTACAGAGCAATTGGACGCTGACAG GCTGACGGCCATGGCTGCATTTGGAGATGCGGGACAACAGAACACATATTCAGGAATAGCGACAGCACACCACTCGGGTAAAATAGAAATGCACTATTTCACAAGGGAATTCGCCATCCGAAGTGGTCACGAAGAAAACGCATTAGAGGGAATGATTGTAGAATCCTTTTGA
- the dync2i1 gene encoding cytoplasmic dynein 2 intermediate chain 1 isoform X2, producing the protein MHHEKKRSMDDTWSAAELKRRLSRRKEQERDTKQHRGGESAERRHRDSRGDRDHRDRHGERRDSGAEERRGDRDARAEPERPEDANRRARDSREGRGKRDKGRPKEGPQEEEDRLKRKEDRERRREERDRRRHEERRDDHDGRERHEDRKQSREEREQYRKQKEDRERRHKERACRDEKPRREREEEGAEEERAERERRREAVERRHSSSRESKASHRHDTKTSKAEEDVMHSGNVAARDAQDPVAEDEPSHEYEDDFEDYEEDFEELDEDDKDGEEENGNAEVGEEVKAIQRAMGEENERVRASFSTFSKEEEEGKEKPEWSRVKHSDEKESRGSQRGKFIDFVAAKQREVSKKVAIKQRKRSAELLRLIDLDFSTTFSLLDLPPVSEYDMYIRNFGAANTKQAYVQCNEENADRDIQTEEVDLSDKWTQHPAEQSGACGDPNQSHETGKMIGMNFDSRRLAAFLRAASQVMSVLLEEDHAERSSFQGRTAQKDALSFSDGSLQLNTDLPFLRGRAVSRVLFSQAQRHRLLSVHEPSASTGDVVRHRGCAVICVWNMWEPSRPQKILLCESEVQCCCFSPGKATLVFAGTRIGSVALWDLREPDGNHHRLKVGEDEWTFRRPTFSTDAVPSVHFSSVTSVEIVPTTVAGGAGPEAVFLASEEELLGLSFQLASMDDNGLLNLWVVVQLPKANEAGSQTDLGLRPGGKVKLLHSSACVTAKGVSPSHADKTGPPQSLHLKFLPTDPSHFFIGTNMGLVSHGTTQGLKALPKCYSSQQLATRLVDVTAIQFSPFRPHLFLVGCSDGSVRLHEVSRDKPAAEWTDGTAGEEVVSLQWSQTRPAVFCVLDAASRLHIWDLLKSDTAPVVTEQLDADRLTAMAAFGDAGQQNTYSGIATAHHSGKIEMHYFTREFAIRSGHEENALEGMIVESF; encoded by the exons ATGCACCACGAAAAG AAAAGAAGCATGGACGACACCTGGTCCGCTGCCGAGCTGAAAAGACGACTTTCCAGGAGGAAGGAACAGGAACGCGACACAAAGCAGCACCGCGGTGGGGAATCCGCGGAGAGACGCCACAGGGACTCGCGAGGGGACAGAGACCACAG AGACCGTCACGGAGAGAGACGGGACTCGGGCGCAGAGGAGAGACGCGGTGACCGGGACGCGAGGGCGGAGCCAGAAAGGCCGGAGGACGCGAATAGGCGTGCGCGCGACTCCAGAGAGGGCAGAGGCAAGCGGGATAAAGGCAGGCCGAAGGAGGGAccccaggaggaggaggacagacTCAAGAGGAAGGAGGACAGAGAAAGACGGAGGGAGGAACGGGACAGGAGGAGACACGAGGAGAGGAGGGACGACCACGACGGACGAGAAAGGCACGAGGACAGGAAGCAGTCGAGGGAGGAAAGAG AGCAATAccgaaaacaaaaagaagaccgAGAAAGGAGACACAAGGAGAGAGCCTGCCGC GATGAAAAGCCGAGGCgcgagagagaggaggagggAGCCGAGGAAGAGCGAGCCGAGAGGGAACGACGCAGAGAAGCCGTCGAGAGACGGCACAGCAGCTCCAGGGAATCCAAAGCCAGTCACCGCCATGACACTAAAACTAGCAAAGCTGAG GAGGATGTGATGCATTCAGGGAACGTGGCAGCTAGAGACGCACAAGACCCA GTAGCCGAGGATGAACCTTCACATGAGTACGAAGATGACTTCGAG GATTACGAAGAGGATTTCGAGGAACTAGACGAGGACGACAAGGACGGCGAGGAAGAGAACGGGAATGCGGAAGTGGGCGAGGAGGTTAAAGCCATCCAGAGAGCCATGGGTGAAGAGAATGAACGAGTCCGGGCATCTTTTTCTACTTTTagcaaagaggaggaagaaggaaaagaaaagccTGAATGGTCCAGAG TGAAGCACTCAGACGAGAAGGAGAGTCGAGGCTCCCAGCGAGGAAAGTTCATCGACTTTGTGGCGGCGAAGCAGCGAGAAGTCAGCAAGAAAGTCGCCATAAAACAAAG GAAGCGCAGTGCGGAGCTGCTTCGCTTAATTGATCTGGATTTCTCCACCACGTTTTCCCTTCTGGATCTACCTCCTGTCAGCGAATATGACATGTACATTAGGAACTTCGGAGCCGCAAACACAAAGCAG GCTTACGTCCAGTGTAATGAGGAAAATGCCGACCGGGACATCCAGACTGAGGAGGTGGACTTAAGTGACAAGTGGACTCAGCATCCCGCAGAGCAAAGCGGGGCCTGTGGCG ATCCAAACCAGTCACATGAAACTGGAAAAATGATCGGGATGAACTTCGATTCGAGGCGCCTGGCCGCGTTCCTACGTGCCGCCTCCCAg GTGATGTCCGTGCTGCTGGAGGAGGATCACGCCGAGAGGAGTTCCTTCCAGGGCCGGACGGCACAAAAGGACGCTCTGTCGTTCAGCGACGGAAGTCTGCAACTCAACACCGACTTGCCTTTCCTCCGCG GTCGCGCCGTCAGCCGGGTGCTCTTCTCTCAAGCGCAGAGGCACAGGCTCCTGTCGGTCCACGAGCCCTCAGCATCGACCGGCGACGTCGTGCGGCATCGCGGCTGCGCCGTCATCTGCGTCTGGAACATGTGGGAGCCATCCAGACCGCAGAAGATCCTGCTCTGTGAATCAGAG GTGCAGTGCTGCTGTTTCAGCCCGGGAAAGGCAACGTTGGTGTTCGCCGGCACGCGCATCGGCTCCGTGGCGCTGTGGGACCTACGGGAGCCCGACGGCAACCACCATCGCTTGAAGGTGGGCGAGGACGAGTGGACCTTCAGACGGCCTACCTTTTCCACCG atgcaGTGCCCTCAGTCCATTTCTCATCAGTGACGTCCGTCGAGATTGTTCCCACCACTGTTGCCGGAGGGGCGGGGCCAGAGGCGGTCTTCTTAGCGTCTGAGGAAG AGTTGTTGGGATTGTCGTTCCAGTTGGCTTCGATGGACGACAACGGGCTGTTGAATCTTTGG GTGGTAGTGCAACTCCCAAAAGCCAACGAGGCGGGCTCCCAGACAGATCTCG GTCTGAGGCCGGGTGGCAAAGTGAAGCTGCTCCACAGCTCGGCCTGCGTGACGGCCAAAGG GGTTTCGCCGTCGCACGCGGACAAAACAGGACCGCCGCAGTCGCTTCATTTAAAATTTCTCCCCACTGACCCCAGCCATTTCTTCATCGGCACCAATATG GGTCTGGTCAGTCACGGCACCACTCAGGGTTTGAAAGCCCTGCCCAAGTGCTACAGCTCGCAGCAGCTTGCCACCCGCCTTGTTGATGTCACCGCCATCCAGTTTTCTCCTTTTAGGCCACACTTGTTTTTG GTGGGCTGCAGCGACGGGAGTGTGCGGCTACATGAGGTCAGCCGTGACAAACCGGCGGCCGAGTGGACGGACGGCACTGCCGGCGAGGAGGTGGTCTCGTTGCAGTGGAGCCAGACCAGGCCGGCGGTCTTCTGCGTGCTGGATGCTGCGTCCCGCCTTCACATTTGGGACCTGTTGAAGAGCGACACGGCGCCTGTGGTTACAGAGCAATTGGACGCTGACAG GCTGACGGCCATGGCTGCATTTGGAGATGCGGGACAACAGAACACATATTCAGGAATAGCGACAGCACACCACTCGGGTAAAATAGAAATGCACTATTTCACAAGGGAATTCGCCATCCGAAGTGGTCACGAAGAAAACGCATTAGAGGGAATGATTGTAGAATCCTTTTGA
- the dync2i1 gene encoding cytoplasmic dynein 2 intermediate chain 1 isoform X5 has protein sequence MVAKCVCAQKRSMDDTWSAAELKRRLSRRKEQERDTKQHRGGESAERRHRDSRGDRDHRDRHGERRDSGAEERRGDRDARAEPERPEDANRRARDSREGRGKRDKGRPKEGPQEEEDRLKRKEDRERRREERDRRRHEERRDDHDGRERHEDRKQSREEREQYRKQKEDRERRHKERACRDEKPRREREEEGAEEERAERERRREAVERRHSSSRESKASHRHDTKTSKAEDYEEDFEELDEDDKDGEEENGNAEVGEEVKAIQRAMGEENERVRASFSTFSKEEEEGKEKPEWSRVKHSDEKESRGSQRGKFIDFVAAKQREVSKKVAIKQRKRSAELLRLIDLDFSTTFSLLDLPPVSEYDMYIRNFGAANTKQAYVQCNEENADRDIQTEEVDLSDKWTQHPAEQSGACGDPNQSHETGKMIGMNFDSRRLAAFLRAASQVMSVLLEEDHAERSSFQGRTAQKDALSFSDGSLQLNTDLPFLRGRAVSRVLFSQAQRHRLLSVHEPSASTGDVVRHRGCAVICVWNMWEPSRPQKILLCESEVQCCCFSPGKATLVFAGTRIGSVALWDLREPDGNHHRLKVGEDEWTFRRPTFSTDAVPSVHFSSVTSVEIVPTTVAGGAGPEAVFLASEEELLGLSFQLASMDDNGLLNLWVVVQLPKANEAGSQTDLGLRPGGKVKLLHSSACVTAKGVSPSHADKTGPPQSLHLKFLPTDPSHFFIGTNMGLVSHGTTQGLKALPKCYSSQQLATRLVDVTAIQFSPFRPHLFLVGCSDGSVRLHEVSRDKPAAEWTDGTAGEEVVSLQWSQTRPAVFCVLDAASRLHIWDLLKSDTAPVVTEQLDADRLTAMAAFGDAGQQNTYSGIATAHHSGKIEMHYFTREFAIRSGHEENALEGMIVESF, from the exons ATGGTCGCCAAATGTGTGTGCGCTCAGAAAAGAAGCATGGACGACACCTGGTCCGCTGCCGAGCTGAAAAGACGACTTTCCAGGAGGAAGGAACAGGAACGCGACACAAAGCAGCACCGCGGTGGGGAATCCGCGGAGAGACGCCACAGGGACTCGCGAGGGGACAGAGACCACAG AGACCGTCACGGAGAGAGACGGGACTCGGGCGCAGAGGAGAGACGCGGTGACCGGGACGCGAGGGCGGAGCCAGAAAGGCCGGAGGACGCGAATAGGCGTGCGCGCGACTCCAGAGAGGGCAGAGGCAAGCGGGATAAAGGCAGGCCGAAGGAGGGAccccaggaggaggaggacagacTCAAGAGGAAGGAGGACAGAGAAAGACGGAGGGAGGAACGGGACAGGAGGAGACACGAGGAGAGGAGGGACGACCACGACGGACGAGAAAGGCACGAGGACAGGAAGCAGTCGAGGGAGGAAAGAG AGCAATAccgaaaacaaaaagaagaccgAGAAAGGAGACACAAGGAGAGAGCCTGCCGC GATGAAAAGCCGAGGCgcgagagagaggaggagggAGCCGAGGAAGAGCGAGCCGAGAGGGAACGACGCAGAGAAGCCGTCGAGAGACGGCACAGCAGCTCCAGGGAATCCAAAGCCAGTCACCGCCATGACACTAAAACTAGCAAAGCTGAG GATTACGAAGAGGATTTCGAGGAACTAGACGAGGACGACAAGGACGGCGAGGAAGAGAACGGGAATGCGGAAGTGGGCGAGGAGGTTAAAGCCATCCAGAGAGCCATGGGTGAAGAGAATGAACGAGTCCGGGCATCTTTTTCTACTTTTagcaaagaggaggaagaaggaaaagaaaagccTGAATGGTCCAGAG TGAAGCACTCAGACGAGAAGGAGAGTCGAGGCTCCCAGCGAGGAAAGTTCATCGACTTTGTGGCGGCGAAGCAGCGAGAAGTCAGCAAGAAAGTCGCCATAAAACAAAG GAAGCGCAGTGCGGAGCTGCTTCGCTTAATTGATCTGGATTTCTCCACCACGTTTTCCCTTCTGGATCTACCTCCTGTCAGCGAATATGACATGTACATTAGGAACTTCGGAGCCGCAAACACAAAGCAG GCTTACGTCCAGTGTAATGAGGAAAATGCCGACCGGGACATCCAGACTGAGGAGGTGGACTTAAGTGACAAGTGGACTCAGCATCCCGCAGAGCAAAGCGGGGCCTGTGGCG ATCCAAACCAGTCACATGAAACTGGAAAAATGATCGGGATGAACTTCGATTCGAGGCGCCTGGCCGCGTTCCTACGTGCCGCCTCCCAg GTGATGTCCGTGCTGCTGGAGGAGGATCACGCCGAGAGGAGTTCCTTCCAGGGCCGGACGGCACAAAAGGACGCTCTGTCGTTCAGCGACGGAAGTCTGCAACTCAACACCGACTTGCCTTTCCTCCGCG GTCGCGCCGTCAGCCGGGTGCTCTTCTCTCAAGCGCAGAGGCACAGGCTCCTGTCGGTCCACGAGCCCTCAGCATCGACCGGCGACGTCGTGCGGCATCGCGGCTGCGCCGTCATCTGCGTCTGGAACATGTGGGAGCCATCCAGACCGCAGAAGATCCTGCTCTGTGAATCAGAG GTGCAGTGCTGCTGTTTCAGCCCGGGAAAGGCAACGTTGGTGTTCGCCGGCACGCGCATCGGCTCCGTGGCGCTGTGGGACCTACGGGAGCCCGACGGCAACCACCATCGCTTGAAGGTGGGCGAGGACGAGTGGACCTTCAGACGGCCTACCTTTTCCACCG atgcaGTGCCCTCAGTCCATTTCTCATCAGTGACGTCCGTCGAGATTGTTCCCACCACTGTTGCCGGAGGGGCGGGGCCAGAGGCGGTCTTCTTAGCGTCTGAGGAAG AGTTGTTGGGATTGTCGTTCCAGTTGGCTTCGATGGACGACAACGGGCTGTTGAATCTTTGG GTGGTAGTGCAACTCCCAAAAGCCAACGAGGCGGGCTCCCAGACAGATCTCG GTCTGAGGCCGGGTGGCAAAGTGAAGCTGCTCCACAGCTCGGCCTGCGTGACGGCCAAAGG GGTTTCGCCGTCGCACGCGGACAAAACAGGACCGCCGCAGTCGCTTCATTTAAAATTTCTCCCCACTGACCCCAGCCATTTCTTCATCGGCACCAATATG GGTCTGGTCAGTCACGGCACCACTCAGGGTTTGAAAGCCCTGCCCAAGTGCTACAGCTCGCAGCAGCTTGCCACCCGCCTTGTTGATGTCACCGCCATCCAGTTTTCTCCTTTTAGGCCACACTTGTTTTTG GTGGGCTGCAGCGACGGGAGTGTGCGGCTACATGAGGTCAGCCGTGACAAACCGGCGGCCGAGTGGACGGACGGCACTGCCGGCGAGGAGGTGGTCTCGTTGCAGTGGAGCCAGACCAGGCCGGCGGTCTTCTGCGTGCTGGATGCTGCGTCCCGCCTTCACATTTGGGACCTGTTGAAGAGCGACACGGCGCCTGTGGTTACAGAGCAATTGGACGCTGACAG GCTGACGGCCATGGCTGCATTTGGAGATGCGGGACAACAGAACACATATTCAGGAATAGCGACAGCACACCACTCGGGTAAAATAGAAATGCACTATTTCACAAGGGAATTCGCCATCCGAAGTGGTCACGAAGAAAACGCATTAGAGGGAATGATTGTAGAATCCTTTTGA
- the dync2i1 gene encoding cytoplasmic dynein 2 intermediate chain 1 isoform X3: MVAKCVCAQKRSMDDTWSAAELKRRLSRRKEQERDTKQHRGGESAERRHRDSRGDRDHRDRHGERRDSGAEERRGDRDARAEPERPEDANRRARDSREGRGKRDKGRPKEGPQEEEDRLKRKEDRERRREERDRRRHEERRDDHDGRERHEDRKQSREEREQYRKQKEDRERRHKERACRDEKPRREREEEGAEEERAERERRREAVERRHSSSRESKASHRHDTKTSKAEEDVMHSGNVAARDAQDPDYEEDFEELDEDDKDGEEENGNAEVGEEVKAIQRAMGEENERVRASFSTFSKEEEEGKEKPEWSRVKHSDEKESRGSQRGKFIDFVAAKQREVSKKVAIKQRKRSAELLRLIDLDFSTTFSLLDLPPVSEYDMYIRNFGAANTKQAYVQCNEENADRDIQTEEVDLSDKWTQHPAEQSGACGDPNQSHETGKMIGMNFDSRRLAAFLRAASQVMSVLLEEDHAERSSFQGRTAQKDALSFSDGSLQLNTDLPFLRGRAVSRVLFSQAQRHRLLSVHEPSASTGDVVRHRGCAVICVWNMWEPSRPQKILLCESEVQCCCFSPGKATLVFAGTRIGSVALWDLREPDGNHHRLKVGEDEWTFRRPTFSTDAVPSVHFSSVTSVEIVPTTVAGGAGPEAVFLASEEELLGLSFQLASMDDNGLLNLWVVVQLPKANEAGSQTDLGLRPGGKVKLLHSSACVTAKGVSPSHADKTGPPQSLHLKFLPTDPSHFFIGTNMGLVSHGTTQGLKALPKCYSSQQLATRLVDVTAIQFSPFRPHLFLVGCSDGSVRLHEVSRDKPAAEWTDGTAGEEVVSLQWSQTRPAVFCVLDAASRLHIWDLLKSDTAPVVTEQLDADRLTAMAAFGDAGQQNTYSGIATAHHSGKIEMHYFTREFAIRSGHEENALEGMIVESF; encoded by the exons ATGGTCGCCAAATGTGTGTGCGCTCAGAAAAGAAGCATGGACGACACCTGGTCCGCTGCCGAGCTGAAAAGACGACTTTCCAGGAGGAAGGAACAGGAACGCGACACAAAGCAGCACCGCGGTGGGGAATCCGCGGAGAGACGCCACAGGGACTCGCGAGGGGACAGAGACCACAG AGACCGTCACGGAGAGAGACGGGACTCGGGCGCAGAGGAGAGACGCGGTGACCGGGACGCGAGGGCGGAGCCAGAAAGGCCGGAGGACGCGAATAGGCGTGCGCGCGACTCCAGAGAGGGCAGAGGCAAGCGGGATAAAGGCAGGCCGAAGGAGGGAccccaggaggaggaggacagacTCAAGAGGAAGGAGGACAGAGAAAGACGGAGGGAGGAACGGGACAGGAGGAGACACGAGGAGAGGAGGGACGACCACGACGGACGAGAAAGGCACGAGGACAGGAAGCAGTCGAGGGAGGAAAGAG AGCAATAccgaaaacaaaaagaagaccgAGAAAGGAGACACAAGGAGAGAGCCTGCCGC GATGAAAAGCCGAGGCgcgagagagaggaggagggAGCCGAGGAAGAGCGAGCCGAGAGGGAACGACGCAGAGAAGCCGTCGAGAGACGGCACAGCAGCTCCAGGGAATCCAAAGCCAGTCACCGCCATGACACTAAAACTAGCAAAGCTGAG GAGGATGTGATGCATTCAGGGAACGTGGCAGCTAGAGACGCACAAGACCCA GATTACGAAGAGGATTTCGAGGAACTAGACGAGGACGACAAGGACGGCGAGGAAGAGAACGGGAATGCGGAAGTGGGCGAGGAGGTTAAAGCCATCCAGAGAGCCATGGGTGAAGAGAATGAACGAGTCCGGGCATCTTTTTCTACTTTTagcaaagaggaggaagaaggaaaagaaaagccTGAATGGTCCAGAG TGAAGCACTCAGACGAGAAGGAGAGTCGAGGCTCCCAGCGAGGAAAGTTCATCGACTTTGTGGCGGCGAAGCAGCGAGAAGTCAGCAAGAAAGTCGCCATAAAACAAAG GAAGCGCAGTGCGGAGCTGCTTCGCTTAATTGATCTGGATTTCTCCACCACGTTTTCCCTTCTGGATCTACCTCCTGTCAGCGAATATGACATGTACATTAGGAACTTCGGAGCCGCAAACACAAAGCAG GCTTACGTCCAGTGTAATGAGGAAAATGCCGACCGGGACATCCAGACTGAGGAGGTGGACTTAAGTGACAAGTGGACTCAGCATCCCGCAGAGCAAAGCGGGGCCTGTGGCG ATCCAAACCAGTCACATGAAACTGGAAAAATGATCGGGATGAACTTCGATTCGAGGCGCCTGGCCGCGTTCCTACGTGCCGCCTCCCAg GTGATGTCCGTGCTGCTGGAGGAGGATCACGCCGAGAGGAGTTCCTTCCAGGGCCGGACGGCACAAAAGGACGCTCTGTCGTTCAGCGACGGAAGTCTGCAACTCAACACCGACTTGCCTTTCCTCCGCG GTCGCGCCGTCAGCCGGGTGCTCTTCTCTCAAGCGCAGAGGCACAGGCTCCTGTCGGTCCACGAGCCCTCAGCATCGACCGGCGACGTCGTGCGGCATCGCGGCTGCGCCGTCATCTGCGTCTGGAACATGTGGGAGCCATCCAGACCGCAGAAGATCCTGCTCTGTGAATCAGAG GTGCAGTGCTGCTGTTTCAGCCCGGGAAAGGCAACGTTGGTGTTCGCCGGCACGCGCATCGGCTCCGTGGCGCTGTGGGACCTACGGGAGCCCGACGGCAACCACCATCGCTTGAAGGTGGGCGAGGACGAGTGGACCTTCAGACGGCCTACCTTTTCCACCG atgcaGTGCCCTCAGTCCATTTCTCATCAGTGACGTCCGTCGAGATTGTTCCCACCACTGTTGCCGGAGGGGCGGGGCCAGAGGCGGTCTTCTTAGCGTCTGAGGAAG AGTTGTTGGGATTGTCGTTCCAGTTGGCTTCGATGGACGACAACGGGCTGTTGAATCTTTGG GTGGTAGTGCAACTCCCAAAAGCCAACGAGGCGGGCTCCCAGACAGATCTCG GTCTGAGGCCGGGTGGCAAAGTGAAGCTGCTCCACAGCTCGGCCTGCGTGACGGCCAAAGG GGTTTCGCCGTCGCACGCGGACAAAACAGGACCGCCGCAGTCGCTTCATTTAAAATTTCTCCCCACTGACCCCAGCCATTTCTTCATCGGCACCAATATG GGTCTGGTCAGTCACGGCACCACTCAGGGTTTGAAAGCCCTGCCCAAGTGCTACAGCTCGCAGCAGCTTGCCACCCGCCTTGTTGATGTCACCGCCATCCAGTTTTCTCCTTTTAGGCCACACTTGTTTTTG GTGGGCTGCAGCGACGGGAGTGTGCGGCTACATGAGGTCAGCCGTGACAAACCGGCGGCCGAGTGGACGGACGGCACTGCCGGCGAGGAGGTGGTCTCGTTGCAGTGGAGCCAGACCAGGCCGGCGGTCTTCTGCGTGCTGGATGCTGCGTCCCGCCTTCACATTTGGGACCTGTTGAAGAGCGACACGGCGCCTGTGGTTACAGAGCAATTGGACGCTGACAG GCTGACGGCCATGGCTGCATTTGGAGATGCGGGACAACAGAACACATATTCAGGAATAGCGACAGCACACCACTCGGGTAAAATAGAAATGCACTATTTCACAAGGGAATTCGCCATCCGAAGTGGTCACGAAGAAAACGCATTAGAGGGAATGATTGTAGAATCCTTTTGA